CGGCGTCGGCGGCACTGGCGTCGTTACCATCGGCGCCCTTTTGGGCATGGCGGCGCACCTTGAGGGCAAGGGCGTGACGGTGCTCGACCAGACCGGCCTCAGCCAGAAGGGCGGCGGCGTACTGAGCCACGTGCGCATTGCCGCCAAACCCGACGAGATCCACGCCGTACGCCTGACCGACGGCGGCGCCGATGCCGTGATCGGCTGCGACATGCTGCACACGGCCAGTTTCCAGGCGCTCTCCAAGATGCAGGGCGGCGTGACGCAAGCCGTGGTCAACAGCCAAGTCAGCCCCAGTGCGGCGCACGCGCTCAATCCCGACTTCGAGCTTCATACCGAGGCGCTCGAGGGCATGATCACCAAGGCCACCGGCGACAACCTGGTGGATTTCGTCGATGCCTCGGGCCTGGCCACGGCGCTGATGGGAGACGCCATCGCCACCAACCTCTTCATGCTGGGCTATGCCTACCAGCGCGGCATGGTGCCGCTGAGTGGCGCGGCCATCCAGCGCGCCATCGAACTCAACGGCGTGGCCGTCGAGGGCAACCTCAAAACCTTCCGCTGGGGCCGCACGGCGGCCTTTGACCTCGACCGCGTCGAGGCGGCGGCCCGCCCCACCCAGGCGGCTCGGCCCGAGGCGGCGGCCCGGGATGTCGATAGCCTGGTGGCGCGCCGCGTGGTGGAGCTCACGAAATACCAGGACGCCGCTTACGCCGGGCGCTACAGCGCCTTGGTTGCCGAAATCCAGACCGCCGAGCGCGAGCGCGCCCCGGGTATGGGCGGCCTGGCCGAGGCGGTAGCGCGCAACTATTTCAAGCTGCTGGCCTACAAGGACGAATACGAGGTGGCGCGCCTGCACGCGGACCCTGAGTTCCGGGCCCGCATCGAGCACCAGTTCGAGGGCAGCTACAAGCTGCGATTCCATTTGGCACCGCCGCTGCTGGCGCGCCGCGACCCCCAGACCGGGCGCCTGCAAAAGCGCGAGTACGGCTCCTGGATGATGGGGGCCATGGGCCTGCTGGCCGGCTTCAAGGGGCTGCGCGGCGGCCCCTTCGATATCTTCGGCCGCACCGCTGAGCGGCGCCGCGAACGGGCCCTGATCGTCGAATACGAGGTGCTGCTGCGCGAACTAGCCGCCGGCCTCGACAGCGAAAATCACGCCTTGGCCCGCGAGATCGCGGCGCTGCCCGAAATGATCCGCGGCTTCGGCCACGTCAAGGAAGGCAATATCGTGGACGCCAAGGCCCGCGAGGCCGAGCTGCTGACCCGCTTCCGCGATCCCGGGGCGCGGCAGACGGCGGCGGAGTAGGGGTTAACCGACGCCCAACGCCGATTTGTAAAGCTCCAACAGCGCCTCTTGTTCCTGCAACGTGGGCTGGTCCATCTTGCGCAGGCGAATCACTTGGCGCATGACCTTGGCGTCGAAGCCGGTGCCCTTGGCTTCGGCGTAGACCTCGCGGATGTCGGCGGCCAGGGCCGATTTTTCCTCTTCCAGGCGTTCGATGCGGGTGATGAAGGAACGCAACTGGTCGGCGGCGAAGGCTTCGGTCATGGGGGGCTCCGGTCGGGATGGGGAGGGCGGAACTTAACCAGAGCCGTCCGGCAAATCCAGTCCCATGGCGGTCTCCTCGATCAACATGTCGACGACCTGTTCCAGGGCCTGGCGCTCGTCGGCGCCCAGCTCCGTGGCCTGGGTGAATAGCGCCATCTGGCGCTGGGCGCTGGTGCCGCGAGCGACGATCTGGCGGGCATGTTCGACCTCGGCCACACAGTCCAGGCGTTCGGCGTCCTCGCGCACCAGTTCGATCAGTTCCTCGATCAATTCGCCAAAGGGCACGCGTTCGCCCTTGCCGAAATCGACCATGCTGTCACCGGTGCCGTGACGCTGGGCCAGCCAGCGGTTTTCGTCGATCAGGATGCGCGGGTAGATGCGCCAACGCTGGTTGTTGAGCTTCAAGCGCTTCAGCATGCTGATGATGCAAACATAGAAGGCGGCGATGGTCACGGTGTCGTCGATGCGGGTGCAGACATCGGTCATGCGCATTTCCAGCGTGGGAAACTTGGCGCTGGGGCGCACGTCCCACCAGATCTTGCTGGCCTCGTCGATGACTCCGGCCCGCACCATCTGGTTCACCAGGCGTTCGTATTCGCCAT
This Alphaproteobacteria bacterium DNA region includes the following protein-coding sequences:
- a CDS encoding DUF2312 domain-containing protein: MTEAFAADQLRSFITRIERLEEEKSALAADIREVYAEAKGTGFDAKVMRQVIRLRKMDQPTLQEQEALLELYKSALGVG